In Lagenorhynchus albirostris chromosome 14, mLagAlb1.1, whole genome shotgun sequence, one DNA window encodes the following:
- the PXN gene encoding paxillin isoform X8 — protein sequence MAVLELSGQCLLHLPSASQLPRKHLPELRKLSYIGLQKEDALLADLESTTSHISKRPVFLSEETPYSYPTGNHTYQEIAVPPPVPPPPSSEALNGTVLDPLDQWQPSTSRFIHQQPPSPSPVYGSSAKTSSASNPQDGVGLPCPRAGEEEHVYSFPNKQKSAEPSPTVMSSSLGSNLSELDRLLLELNAVQHNPPGYPADEANSSPPLPGALSPHYGIPENNSPLGGKAGPLTKEKPKRNGGRGLEDVRPSVESLLDELESSVPSPVPAITVNQGEMSSPQRVTSSQQQTRISASSATRELDELMASLSDFKTSSSAVALSSPRLLPSSAPSPHHILSPPPPGPYVFLPPPRKPSPRGHGHTLEVLCPEDNVTPSWLDLTGLGEMPDTPNSRSPSTESSLGPPGAESQARVWRDPPNASLVSELSRVPPGHTLPHAGCTGSQEAGEPQVLSANPLCPGEAVAATWEWPWALEALRPECPRGATPSFQEVIEPAAMAVDRQAILPDTWSLTKARGQQKERARPEPGEPESRCHAPVEEGFSPVGETATGGSLVRPAQRPETPRRPEGTTEAAAEARRERPELPQAVVMDTPNTTERISTSGQIRSMIRRSRETGHAHPMSREPSPRRRLDPATLSRTPSQERLIAELQGRLGIQPEVEEAEGAAGASAQDWLTEGVITVQPCGRRARGQLVEKVVFPPGSPIPLRRTFSVLPSPSPPSPLLQHRKDASASSSSPRPSPPTSSTLGPSALPRGPPGVQSAGAGPREDSVQDPTPPTPAPHSVRSMGCQTDEDPLFPPMQIQGLEQRADGELCWAAGWPPNGSQSSPEGQDEGGFMAQGKTGSSSPPGGPPKPGSQLDSMLGSLQSDLNKLGVATVAKGVCGACKKPIAGQVVTAMGKTWHPEHFVCTHCQEEIGSRNFFERDGQPYCEKDYHNLFSPRCYYCNGPILDKVVTALDRTWHPEHFFCAQCGAFFGPEGFHEKDGKAYCRKDYFDMFAPKCGGCARAILENYISALNTLWHPECFVCRECFTPFVNGSFFEHDGQPYCEVHYHERRGSLCSGCQKPITGRCITAMAKKFHPEHFVCAFCLKQLNKGTFKEQNDKPYCQNCFVKLFC from the exons ATGGCTGTGCTGGAGCTCTCAGGGCAGTGTTTGCTACACCTTCCTTCTGCTTCTCAGCTCCCAAGGAAACACCTGCCTGAGCTGCGAAAGCTGAGTTACATTGGCCTGCAGAAAGAAG ACGCCCTGCTGGCAGACTTGGAGTCCACGACCTCCCACATCTCCAAACGGCCTGTGTTCTTGTCTGAGGAGACCCCCTACTCGTACCCAACAGGAAACCACACATACCAGGAGATTGCCGTGCCACCCCCTGTCCCTCCACCCCCGTCCAGCGAGGCCCTCAATGGCACGGTCCTTGACCCCTTAGACCAGTGGCAGCCCAGCACCTCCCGATTCATCCACCAGCAG CCTCCATCCCCGTCCCCTGTGTACGGCTCCAGTGCTAAAACTTCCAGTGCCTCCAACCCCCAGGACGGCGTCGGCCTTCCGTGTCCCCGAGCTGGCGAGGAAGAGCACGTGTACAG CTTCCCCAACAAGCAGAAGTCGGCCGAGCCTTCACCCACTGTCATGAGCTCCTCCTTGGGCAGCAACCTTTCTGAACTCGACCGCCTGCTGCTGGAGCTGAACGCCGTGCAGCATAACCCCCCAGGCTACCCTGCAG ATGAGGCCAACTCAAGCCCCCCACTGCCTGGTGCTCTGAGCCCCCACTACGGCATCCCGGAGAATAACAGCCCGTTGGGGGGCAAAGCTGGGCCACTGACCAAAGAGAAGCCCAAGCGGAACGGAGGCCGGGGCCTGGAGGACGTGCGGCCCAGCGTGGAGAGTCTCTTGGATGAGCTGGAGAGCTCCGTGCCCAGCCCCGT CCCCGCCATCACTGTGAACCAGGGCGAGATGAGCAGCCCCCAGCGAGTCACCTCCAGCCAGCAGCAGACACGCATCTCCGCCTCTTCTGCCACCAGGGAGCTGGATGAGCTGATGGCCTCGCTGTCGGATTTTAAG ACCAGCTCCTCTGCTGTGGCCTTGAGCTCCCCAAGGCTGCTGCCCAGCTCAGCTCCATCCCCACACCACatactttctcctcctcctcctgggcccTATGTATTCCTGCCACCCCCTAGGAAACCCTCCCCTCGAGGCCACGGCCACACCCTGGAGGTCCTCTGCCCTGAGGACAATGTGACCCCCAGCTGGCTTGATTTGACTGGCCTTGGGGAGATGCCTGACACCCCCAACTCAAGGTCTCCCTCCACGGAGAGTTCTCTGGGGCCACCGGGTGCAGAGAGCCAGGCTCGTGTTTGGAGGGACCCACCAAACGCGAGCCTGGTGAGTGAGCTCTCCAGGGTGCCTCCCGGCCACACTCTACCCCACGCTGGGTGCACAGGTTCCCAGGAGGCTGGGGAACCCCAAGTGCTGTCAGCCAACCCTTTGTGCCCAGGAGAGGCTGTGGCTGCCACATGGGAGTGGCCGTGGGCTCTGGAGGCGCTTAGGCCTGAGTGCCCCCGGGGAGCTACGCCCAGCTTCCAGGAAGTAATCGAGCCAGCTGCCATGGCCGTGGACCGTCAGGCTATCTTACCGGATACCTGGAGTCTCACGAAGGCACGTGGACAGCAGAAGGAGAGGGCAAGGCCAGAGCCAGGGGAGCCAGAGAGCAGATGCCATGCCCCAGTTGAGGAGGGCTTCTCCCCAGTTGGAGAGACGGCCACGGGGGGCAGCCTGGTCAGGCCAGCCCAGAGACCCGAGACCCCCAGGAGGCCAGAGGGCACCACCGAAGCCGCTGCAGAGGCCAGGAGGGAACGGCCAGAACTTCCACAGGCTGTGGTCATGGACACACCCAACACCACGGAGAGGATTTCCACCTCTGGCCAG aTCCGCTCCATGATCAGAAGGAGCCGGGAGACCGGCCACGCTCACCCCATGTCCCGGGAGCCCTCCCCTCGTCGCCGGCTGGACCCTGCCACCCTGAGCAGGACCCCGTCCCAGGAGCGGCTCATCGCGGAGCTGCAGGGTCGGCTGGGCATCCAGCCAGAGGTGGAGGAGGCCGAGGGGGCCGCGGGGGCCTCTGCCCAGGACTGGCTGACCGAGGGCGTCATCACTGTGCAGCCGTGTGGGAGGCGGGCTAGGGGGCAGCTGGTAGAGAAG gTTGTCTTCCCTCCTGGCTCTCCCATTCCCCTGAGAAGAACCTTCTCTGTTctgccttctccttctcctcccagccCTTTGCTCCAGCATCGCAAAGACGCCTCGGCCAGCAGCTCTTCTCCCCGGCCCAGCCCGCCCACCTCCTCCACCCTGGGGCCCTCGGCTCTTCCTCGAGGTCCCCCCGGGGTCCAGAGTGCTGGGGCGGGGCCACGGGAAGACAGTGTGCAGGACCCCACCCCGCCCACTCCTGCGCCCCACTCTGTGAGGTCCATGGGCTGCCAGACCGACGAGGACCCACTCTTCCCCCCGATGCAG ATCCAGGGCCTGGAACAAAGAGCGGACGGAGAGCTGTGCTGGGCGGCCGGCTGGCCTCCGAACGGCAGCCAGAGCAGCCCTGAAGGGCAGGACGAGGGAGGG TTCATGGCCCAGGGGAAGACAGGGAGCAGCTCTCCCCCGGGAGGGCCCCCAAAGCCTGGGAGCCAGCTTGACAGCATGCTGGGGAGCCTGCAGTCTGACCTGAACAAACTGGGGGTCGCCACGGTCGCCAAGGGGGTCTGCGGGGCCTGCAAGAAACCCATCGCGGGGCAG gTCGTGACCGCCATGGGGAAGACGTGGCACCCAGAGCACTTTGTCTGCACCCACTGCCAGGAGGAGATCGGATCCCGGAACTTCTTTGAGCGGGATGGACAGCCCTACTGTGAAAAGGACTATCACAACCTCTTCTCTCCACGCTGCTACTATTGCAACGGGCCCATCCTGGAT AAAGTGGTGACAGCCCTTGACCGGACGTGGCACCCCGAGCACTTCTTCTGTGCCCAGTGTGGAGCCTTCTTTGGGCCTGAAG GGTTCCACGAGAAAGACGGCAAGGCCTACTGCCGGAAGGATTACTTTGACATGTTCGCCCCCAAGTGTGGCGGCTGTGCCCGAGCCATCCTGGAGAACTACATCTCGGCCCTTAACACCCTGTGGCATCCTGAGTGCTTTGTGTGTCGG GAATGCTTCACACCATTTGTCAACGGCAGCTTCTTCGAGCACGACGGGCAGCCCTACTGTGAGGTGCACTACCACGAGCGGCGGGGCTCGCTGTGCTCCGGCTGCCAGAAGCCCATCACGGGCCGCTGCATCACCGCCATGGCCAAGAAGTTCCACCCGGAGCACTTTGTCTGTGCCTTCTGCCTCAAGCAGCTCAACAAGGGCACCTTCAAGGAGCAGAACGACAAGCCTTACTGTCAGAACTGCTTCGTCAAGCTCTTCTGCTAG
- the PXN gene encoding paxillin isoform X3, translated as MAVLELSGQCLLHLPSASQLPRKHLPELRKLSYIGLQKEDALLADLESTTSHISKRPVFLSEETPYSYPTGNHTYQEIAVPPPVPPPPSSEALNGTVLDPLDQWQPSTSRFIHQQPPSPSPVYGSSAKTSSASNPQDGVGLPCPRAGEEEHVYSFPNKQKSAEPSPTVMSSSLGSNLSELDRLLLELNAVQHNPPGYPADEANSSPPLPGALSPHYGIPENNSPLGGKAGPLTKEKPKRNGGRGLEDVRPSVESLLDELESSVPSPVPAITVNQGEMSSPQRVTSSQQQTRISASSATRELDELMASLSDFKTSSSAVALSSPRLLPSSAPSPHHILSPPPPGPYVFLPPPRKPSPRGHGHTLEVLCPEDNVTPSWLDLTGLGEMPDTPNSRSPSTESSLGPPGAESQARVWRDPPNASLVSELSRVPPGHTLPHAGCTGSQEAGEPQVLSANPLCPGEAVAATWEWPWALEALRPECPRGATPSFQEVIEPAAMAVDRQAILPDTWSLTKARGQQKERARPEPGEPESRCHAPVEEGFSPVGETATGGSLVRPAQRPETPRRPEGTTEAAAEARRERPELPQAVVMDTPNTTERISTSGQAGIRSMIRRSRETGHAHPMSREPSPRRRLDPATLSRTPSQERLIAELQGRLGIQPEVEEAEGAAGASAQDWLTEGVITVQPCGRRARGQLVEKVVSSCPGLGQGGGPPVLPQQRPEGKFGMWRGGSASRGLVRPASLLVSEWEGPREPLLAELMFPPPLPSSLSLSSSSQVVFPPGSPIPLRRTFSVLPSPSPPSPLLQHRKDASASSSSPRPSPPTSSTLGPSALPRGPPGVQSAGAGPREDSVQDPTPPTPAPHSVRSMGCQTDEDPLFPPMQGLEQRADGELCWAAGWPPNGSQSSPEGQDEGGFMAQGKTGSSSPPGGPPKPGSQLDSMLGSLQSDLNKLGVATVAKGVCGACKKPIAGQVVTAMGKTWHPEHFVCTHCQEEIGSRNFFERDGQPYCEKDYHNLFSPRCYYCNGPILDKVVTALDRTWHPEHFFCAQCGAFFGPEGFHEKDGKAYCRKDYFDMFAPKCGGCARAILENYISALNTLWHPECFVCRECFTPFVNGSFFEHDGQPYCEVHYHERRGSLCSGCQKPITGRCITAMAKKFHPEHFVCAFCLKQLNKGTFKEQNDKPYCQNCFVKLFC; from the exons ATGGCTGTGCTGGAGCTCTCAGGGCAGTGTTTGCTACACCTTCCTTCTGCTTCTCAGCTCCCAAGGAAACACCTGCCTGAGCTGCGAAAGCTGAGTTACATTGGCCTGCAGAAAGAAG ACGCCCTGCTGGCAGACTTGGAGTCCACGACCTCCCACATCTCCAAACGGCCTGTGTTCTTGTCTGAGGAGACCCCCTACTCGTACCCAACAGGAAACCACACATACCAGGAGATTGCCGTGCCACCCCCTGTCCCTCCACCCCCGTCCAGCGAGGCCCTCAATGGCACGGTCCTTGACCCCTTAGACCAGTGGCAGCCCAGCACCTCCCGATTCATCCACCAGCAG CCTCCATCCCCGTCCCCTGTGTACGGCTCCAGTGCTAAAACTTCCAGTGCCTCCAACCCCCAGGACGGCGTCGGCCTTCCGTGTCCCCGAGCTGGCGAGGAAGAGCACGTGTACAG CTTCCCCAACAAGCAGAAGTCGGCCGAGCCTTCACCCACTGTCATGAGCTCCTCCTTGGGCAGCAACCTTTCTGAACTCGACCGCCTGCTGCTGGAGCTGAACGCCGTGCAGCATAACCCCCCAGGCTACCCTGCAG ATGAGGCCAACTCAAGCCCCCCACTGCCTGGTGCTCTGAGCCCCCACTACGGCATCCCGGAGAATAACAGCCCGTTGGGGGGCAAAGCTGGGCCACTGACCAAAGAGAAGCCCAAGCGGAACGGAGGCCGGGGCCTGGAGGACGTGCGGCCCAGCGTGGAGAGTCTCTTGGATGAGCTGGAGAGCTCCGTGCCCAGCCCCGT CCCCGCCATCACTGTGAACCAGGGCGAGATGAGCAGCCCCCAGCGAGTCACCTCCAGCCAGCAGCAGACACGCATCTCCGCCTCTTCTGCCACCAGGGAGCTGGATGAGCTGATGGCCTCGCTGTCGGATTTTAAG ACCAGCTCCTCTGCTGTGGCCTTGAGCTCCCCAAGGCTGCTGCCCAGCTCAGCTCCATCCCCACACCACatactttctcctcctcctcctgggcccTATGTATTCCTGCCACCCCCTAGGAAACCCTCCCCTCGAGGCCACGGCCACACCCTGGAGGTCCTCTGCCCTGAGGACAATGTGACCCCCAGCTGGCTTGATTTGACTGGCCTTGGGGAGATGCCTGACACCCCCAACTCAAGGTCTCCCTCCACGGAGAGTTCTCTGGGGCCACCGGGTGCAGAGAGCCAGGCTCGTGTTTGGAGGGACCCACCAAACGCGAGCCTGGTGAGTGAGCTCTCCAGGGTGCCTCCCGGCCACACTCTACCCCACGCTGGGTGCACAGGTTCCCAGGAGGCTGGGGAACCCCAAGTGCTGTCAGCCAACCCTTTGTGCCCAGGAGAGGCTGTGGCTGCCACATGGGAGTGGCCGTGGGCTCTGGAGGCGCTTAGGCCTGAGTGCCCCCGGGGAGCTACGCCCAGCTTCCAGGAAGTAATCGAGCCAGCTGCCATGGCCGTGGACCGTCAGGCTATCTTACCGGATACCTGGAGTCTCACGAAGGCACGTGGACAGCAGAAGGAGAGGGCAAGGCCAGAGCCAGGGGAGCCAGAGAGCAGATGCCATGCCCCAGTTGAGGAGGGCTTCTCCCCAGTTGGAGAGACGGCCACGGGGGGCAGCCTGGTCAGGCCAGCCCAGAGACCCGAGACCCCCAGGAGGCCAGAGGGCACCACCGAAGCCGCTGCAGAGGCCAGGAGGGAACGGCCAGAACTTCCACAGGCTGTGGTCATGGACACACCCAACACCACGGAGAGGATTTCCACCTCTGGCCAGGCAGGC aTCCGCTCCATGATCAGAAGGAGCCGGGAGACCGGCCACGCTCACCCCATGTCCCGGGAGCCCTCCCCTCGTCGCCGGCTGGACCCTGCCACCCTGAGCAGGACCCCGTCCCAGGAGCGGCTCATCGCGGAGCTGCAGGGTCGGCTGGGCATCCAGCCAGAGGTGGAGGAGGCCGAGGGGGCCGCGGGGGCCTCTGCCCAGGACTGGCTGACCGAGGGCGTCATCACTGTGCAGCCGTGTGGGAGGCGGGCTAGGGGGCAGCTGGTAGAGAAGGTAGTGAGTAGCtgcccagggctgggccagggcgGAGGTCCTCCAGTTCTTCCCCAGCAGCGGCCAGAGGGGAAGTTTGGCATGTGGCGGGGGGGTTCTGCATCCCGTGGCCTTGTGAGGCCAGCCTCACTCTTGGTGTCAGAGTGGGAGGGCCCCAGGGAGCCCCTACTTGCTGAGCTGATGTTTCCTCCGCCGTTGCCTtcatctctgtccctctcttcttcctcccaggTTGTCTTCCCTCCTGGCTCTCCCATTCCCCTGAGAAGAACCTTCTCTGTTctgccttctccttctcctcccagccCTTTGCTCCAGCATCGCAAAGACGCCTCGGCCAGCAGCTCTTCTCCCCGGCCCAGCCCGCCCACCTCCTCCACCCTGGGGCCCTCGGCTCTTCCTCGAGGTCCCCCCGGGGTCCAGAGTGCTGGGGCGGGGCCACGGGAAGACAGTGTGCAGGACCCCACCCCGCCCACTCCTGCGCCCCACTCTGTGAGGTCCATGGGCTGCCAGACCGACGAGGACCCACTCTTCCCCCCGATGCAG GGCCTGGAACAAAGAGCGGACGGAGAGCTGTGCTGGGCGGCCGGCTGGCCTCCGAACGGCAGCCAGAGCAGCCCTGAAGGGCAGGACGAGGGAGGG TTCATGGCCCAGGGGAAGACAGGGAGCAGCTCTCCCCCGGGAGGGCCCCCAAAGCCTGGGAGCCAGCTTGACAGCATGCTGGGGAGCCTGCAGTCTGACCTGAACAAACTGGGGGTCGCCACGGTCGCCAAGGGGGTCTGCGGGGCCTGCAAGAAACCCATCGCGGGGCAG gTCGTGACCGCCATGGGGAAGACGTGGCACCCAGAGCACTTTGTCTGCACCCACTGCCAGGAGGAGATCGGATCCCGGAACTTCTTTGAGCGGGATGGACAGCCCTACTGTGAAAAGGACTATCACAACCTCTTCTCTCCACGCTGCTACTATTGCAACGGGCCCATCCTGGAT AAAGTGGTGACAGCCCTTGACCGGACGTGGCACCCCGAGCACTTCTTCTGTGCCCAGTGTGGAGCCTTCTTTGGGCCTGAAG GGTTCCACGAGAAAGACGGCAAGGCCTACTGCCGGAAGGATTACTTTGACATGTTCGCCCCCAAGTGTGGCGGCTGTGCCCGAGCCATCCTGGAGAACTACATCTCGGCCCTTAACACCCTGTGGCATCCTGAGTGCTTTGTGTGTCGG GAATGCTTCACACCATTTGTCAACGGCAGCTTCTTCGAGCACGACGGGCAGCCCTACTGTGAGGTGCACTACCACGAGCGGCGGGGCTCGCTGTGCTCCGGCTGCCAGAAGCCCATCACGGGCCGCTGCATCACCGCCATGGCCAAGAAGTTCCACCCGGAGCACTTTGTCTGTGCCTTCTGCCTCAAGCAGCTCAACAAGGGCACCTTCAAGGAGCAGAACGACAAGCCTTACTGTCAGAACTGCTTCGTCAAGCTCTTCTGCTAG
- the PXN gene encoding paxillin isoform X14, which yields MAVLELSGQCLLHLPSASQLPRKHLPELRKLSYIGLQKEDALLADLESTTSHISKRPVFLSEETPYSYPTGNHTYQEIAVPPPVPPPPSSEALNGTVLDPLDQWQPSTSRFIHQQPPSPSPVYGSSAKTSSASNPQDGVGLPCPRAGEEEHVYSFPNKQKSAEPSPTVMSSSLGSNLSELDRLLLELNAVQHNPPGYPADEANSSPPLPGALSPHYGIPENNSPLGGKAGPLTKEKPKRNGGRGLEDVRPSVESLLDELESSVPSPVPAITVNQGEMSSPQRVTSSQQQTRISASSATRELDELMASLSDFKTSSSAVALSSPRLLPSSAPSPHHILSPPPPGPYVFLPPPRKPSPRGHGHTLEVLCPEDNVTPSWLDLTGLGEMPDTPNSRSPSTESSLGPPGAESQARVWRDPPNASLVVFPPGSPIPLRRTFSVLPSPSPPSPLLQHRKDASASSSSPRPSPPTSSTLGPSALPRGPPGVQSAGAGPREDSVQDPTPPTPAPHSVRSMGCQTDEDPLFPPMQIQGLEQRADGELCWAAGWPPNGSQSSPEGQDEGGFMAQGKTGSSSPPGGPPKPGSQLDSMLGSLQSDLNKLGVATVAKGVCGACKKPIAGQVVTAMGKTWHPEHFVCTHCQEEIGSRNFFERDGQPYCEKDYHNLFSPRCYYCNGPILDKVVTALDRTWHPEHFFCAQCGAFFGPEGFHEKDGKAYCRKDYFDMFAPKCGGCARAILENYISALNTLWHPECFVCRECFTPFVNGSFFEHDGQPYCEVHYHERRGSLCSGCQKPITGRCITAMAKKFHPEHFVCAFCLKQLNKGTFKEQNDKPYCQNCFVKLFC from the exons ATGGCTGTGCTGGAGCTCTCAGGGCAGTGTTTGCTACACCTTCCTTCTGCTTCTCAGCTCCCAAGGAAACACCTGCCTGAGCTGCGAAAGCTGAGTTACATTGGCCTGCAGAAAGAAG ACGCCCTGCTGGCAGACTTGGAGTCCACGACCTCCCACATCTCCAAACGGCCTGTGTTCTTGTCTGAGGAGACCCCCTACTCGTACCCAACAGGAAACCACACATACCAGGAGATTGCCGTGCCACCCCCTGTCCCTCCACCCCCGTCCAGCGAGGCCCTCAATGGCACGGTCCTTGACCCCTTAGACCAGTGGCAGCCCAGCACCTCCCGATTCATCCACCAGCAG CCTCCATCCCCGTCCCCTGTGTACGGCTCCAGTGCTAAAACTTCCAGTGCCTCCAACCCCCAGGACGGCGTCGGCCTTCCGTGTCCCCGAGCTGGCGAGGAAGAGCACGTGTACAG CTTCCCCAACAAGCAGAAGTCGGCCGAGCCTTCACCCACTGTCATGAGCTCCTCCTTGGGCAGCAACCTTTCTGAACTCGACCGCCTGCTGCTGGAGCTGAACGCCGTGCAGCATAACCCCCCAGGCTACCCTGCAG ATGAGGCCAACTCAAGCCCCCCACTGCCTGGTGCTCTGAGCCCCCACTACGGCATCCCGGAGAATAACAGCCCGTTGGGGGGCAAAGCTGGGCCACTGACCAAAGAGAAGCCCAAGCGGAACGGAGGCCGGGGCCTGGAGGACGTGCGGCCCAGCGTGGAGAGTCTCTTGGATGAGCTGGAGAGCTCCGTGCCCAGCCCCGT CCCCGCCATCACTGTGAACCAGGGCGAGATGAGCAGCCCCCAGCGAGTCACCTCCAGCCAGCAGCAGACACGCATCTCCGCCTCTTCTGCCACCAGGGAGCTGGATGAGCTGATGGCCTCGCTGTCGGATTTTAAG ACCAGCTCCTCTGCTGTGGCCTTGAGCTCCCCAAGGCTGCTGCCCAGCTCAGCTCCATCCCCACACCACatactttctcctcctcctcctgggcccTATGTATTCCTGCCACCCCCTAGGAAACCCTCCCCTCGAGGCCACGGCCACACCCTGGAGGTCCTCTGCCCTGAGGACAATGTGACCCCCAGCTGGCTTGATTTGACTGGCCTTGGGGAGATGCCTGACACCCCCAACTCAAGGTCTCCCTCCACGGAGAGTTCTCTGGGGCCACCGGGTGCAGAGAGCCAGGCTCGTGTTTGGAGGGACCCACCAAACGCGAGCCTG gTTGTCTTCCCTCCTGGCTCTCCCATTCCCCTGAGAAGAACCTTCTCTGTTctgccttctccttctcctcccagccCTTTGCTCCAGCATCGCAAAGACGCCTCGGCCAGCAGCTCTTCTCCCCGGCCCAGCCCGCCCACCTCCTCCACCCTGGGGCCCTCGGCTCTTCCTCGAGGTCCCCCCGGGGTCCAGAGTGCTGGGGCGGGGCCACGGGAAGACAGTGTGCAGGACCCCACCCCGCCCACTCCTGCGCCCCACTCTGTGAGGTCCATGGGCTGCCAGACCGACGAGGACCCACTCTTCCCCCCGATGCAG ATCCAGGGCCTGGAACAAAGAGCGGACGGAGAGCTGTGCTGGGCGGCCGGCTGGCCTCCGAACGGCAGCCAGAGCAGCCCTGAAGGGCAGGACGAGGGAGGG TTCATGGCCCAGGGGAAGACAGGGAGCAGCTCTCCCCCGGGAGGGCCCCCAAAGCCTGGGAGCCAGCTTGACAGCATGCTGGGGAGCCTGCAGTCTGACCTGAACAAACTGGGGGTCGCCACGGTCGCCAAGGGGGTCTGCGGGGCCTGCAAGAAACCCATCGCGGGGCAG gTCGTGACCGCCATGGGGAAGACGTGGCACCCAGAGCACTTTGTCTGCACCCACTGCCAGGAGGAGATCGGATCCCGGAACTTCTTTGAGCGGGATGGACAGCCCTACTGTGAAAAGGACTATCACAACCTCTTCTCTCCACGCTGCTACTATTGCAACGGGCCCATCCTGGAT AAAGTGGTGACAGCCCTTGACCGGACGTGGCACCCCGAGCACTTCTTCTGTGCCCAGTGTGGAGCCTTCTTTGGGCCTGAAG GGTTCCACGAGAAAGACGGCAAGGCCTACTGCCGGAAGGATTACTTTGACATGTTCGCCCCCAAGTGTGGCGGCTGTGCCCGAGCCATCCTGGAGAACTACATCTCGGCCCTTAACACCCTGTGGCATCCTGAGTGCTTTGTGTGTCGG GAATGCTTCACACCATTTGTCAACGGCAGCTTCTTCGAGCACGACGGGCAGCCCTACTGTGAGGTGCACTACCACGAGCGGCGGGGCTCGCTGTGCTCCGGCTGCCAGAAGCCCATCACGGGCCGCTGCATCACCGCCATGGCCAAGAAGTTCCACCCGGAGCACTTTGTCTGTGCCTTCTGCCTCAAGCAGCTCAACAAGGGCACCTTCAAGGAGCAGAACGACAAGCCTTACTGTCAGAACTGCTTCGTCAAGCTCTTCTGCTAG